The Triticum dicoccoides isolate Atlit2015 ecotype Zavitan chromosome 6A, WEW_v2.0, whole genome shotgun sequence genome has a window encoding:
- the LOC119318320 gene encoding 60S ribosomal protein L39 isoform X2: MPSHKTFRIKQKLAKKQRQNRPIPYWIRMRTDNTIRYNAKRRHWRRTKLGF; the protein is encoded by the exons ATG CCGTCCCACAAGACCTTCCGCATCAAGCAGAAGCTGGCCAAGAAGCAGCGCCAGAACCGCCCCATCCCCTACTGGATCCGCATGCGGACCGACAACACCATCAG GTACAACGCGAAGCGCAGGCACTGGCGCCGCACCAAGCTCGGGTTCTAG
- the LOC119318320 gene encoding 60S ribosomal protein L39 isoform X1, which yields MESHPLLQRFNLPLTRFPRSLLSSSQPSHKTFRIKQKLAKKQRQNRPIPYWIRMRTDNTIRYNAKRRHWRRTKLGF from the exons atGGAGTCCCACCCTCTCCTCCAGCGTTTCAACCTCCCGCTGACCCGATTTCCCCGTTCGCTCCTCTCCTCCTCGCAGCCGTCCCACAAGACCTTCCGCATCAAGCAGAAGCTGGCCAAGAAGCAGCGCCAGAACCGCCCCATCCCCTACTGGATCCGCATGCGGACCGACAACACCATCAG GTACAACGCGAAGCGCAGGCACTGGCGCCGCACCAAGCTCGGGTTCTAG
- the LOC119318322 gene encoding plasma membrane ATPase 4-like → MYTSSFIAGDCQQKRDNLTEQNQLKEDPPPLPFTVVTYIPLDILKFIIRYALSGRAWNNINNKTAFTNKNDYGKLERKAQWATAQRTLHGLNQGSSNSEMFTDNNGYRELSEIAEQSAKRAEVARLRELHTLKGHVESVVKLKGLDIETINQSYTV, encoded by the exons ATGTACACTAGCAGTTTCATCGCTGGAGACTGTCAACAAAAGAGAGACAATTTAACTGAGCAAAACCAGTTGAAAGaagatccccctcccctccccttcacCGTCGTCACCTACATCCCGCTCGACATCCTCAAGTTCATCATCCGCTACGCCCTCAGCGGCAGGGCATGGAACAACATCAACAACAAG ACGGCCTTCACCAACAAGAATGACTACGGCAAGCTGGAGAGGAAGGCGCAgtgggcgacggcacagaggacgcTGCACGGCCTCAACCAGGGCAGTAGCAACTCGGAAATGTTCACCGACAATAACGGCTACCGCGAGCTCTCGGAGATCGCCGAGCAGTCCGCCAAGCGGGCGGAGGTGGCCAGGCTCAGGGAACTGCACACGCTCAAGGGCCACGTCGAGTCGGTCGTCAAGCTCAAGGGGCTCGACATCGAGACAATAAACCAGAGCTACACGGTATGA
- the LOC119318321 gene encoding ATPase 8, plasma membrane-type-like has protein sequence MASMTLEDVKNETVDLETIPVQEVFAHLKCSKQGLSGTEAQNRLTIFGPNKLEEKTESKLLKFLGFMWNPLSWVMEAAAVMAIVLANGGGKPPDWQDFVGIVTLLFINSTISFIEENNAGNAAAALMAGLAPKTKCLRDGKWSEMDASFLVPGDVISIKLGDIIPADARLLEGDPLKVDQAALTGESMAVNKHAGQGVFSGSTVKQGEIEAVVIATGVHTFFGKAAHLVDSTNNVGHFQQVLTAIGNFCIISIAAGMLVEVVVMYPIQHRAYRDGIDNLLVLLIGGIPIAMPTVLSVTMAIGSHRLSQQGAITKRMTAIEEMAGMDVLCSDKTGTLTLNKLTVDKTLIEVYGKGIDKDTVLLYAARASRVENQDAIDTCIVGMLADAKEARAGIQEVHFLPFNPVEKRTAITYIDGKGDWHRISKGAPEQIIELCRMPKEAEKRVHGLIDQYADRGLRSLGVSYQAVPAKNKESPGEPWQFVGLLPLFDPPRHDSAETIRRALHLGVNVKMITGDQLAIGKETARRLGMGTNMYPSTTLLGDKSTEMSGLPIDELIEKADGFAGVFPEHKYEIVKRLQDRKHICGMTGDGVNDAPALKKADIGIAVDDATDAARSASDIVLTEPGLSVIVSAVLTSRAIFQRMKNYTIYAVSITIRIVLGFMLVALLWKFDFAPFMVLVIAILNDGTIMTISKDRVKPSPTPDSWKLKEIFATGVVLGTYMALITVLFFYLAHDTEFFPETFGVRSIRENEKEMMAALYLQVSIISQALIFVTRSRSWSFMERPGALLVIAFFVAQLLATCIAVYANWEFCKMQGIGWGWGLSIWAFTVVTYIPLDILKFIIRYALSGRAWNNINNKTAFTNKNDYGKVEREAQWATAQRTLHGLNQGSSNSEMFTDNNGYRELSEIAEQAAKRAEVARLRELHTLKGHVESVVKLKGLDIETINQSYTV, from the exons ATGGCGTCCATGACGCTGGAGGACGTGAAGAACGAGACGGTGGACCTGGAGACCATCCCGGTGCAGGAGGTCTTCGCCCACCTCAAGTGCAGCAAGCAGGGGCTGAGCGGCACCGAGGCCCAGAACCGGCTCACCATCTTCGGGCCCAACAAGCTGGAGGAGAAGACGGAGAGCAAGCTGCTCAAGTTCCTCGGCTTCATGTGGAACCCGCTGTCCTGGGTCATGGAGGCCGCCGCCGTCATGGCCATCGTGCTCGCCAACGGCGGCGGCAAGCCCCCCGACTGGCAGGACTTCGTCGGCATCGTCACCCTGCTCTTCATCAACTCCACCATCAGCTTCATCGAGGAGAACAACGCCggcaacgccgccgccgccctcatgGCCGGGCTGGCGCCCAAGACCAAGTGCTTGAGGGACGGCAAGTGGAGCGAGATGGACGCCTCCTTCCTCGTCCCCGGCGACGTCATCAGCATCAAGCTCGGGGACATCATCCCCGCCGACGCCCGGCTGCTCGAGGGCGACCCGCTCAAGGTCGACCAGGCCGCGCTCACCGGGGAGTCCATGGCCGTGAACAAGCACGCCGGCCAGGGCGTCTTCTCCGGGTCCACGGTGAAGCAGGGCGAGATCGAGGCCGTCGTCATCGCCACCGGCGTGCACACCTTCTTCGGCAAGGCGGCGCACCTCGTCGACAGCACCAACAACGTCGGCCACTTCCAGCAGGTGCTCACCGCCATCGGCAACTTCTGCATCATCTCCATCGCCGCCGGGATGCTGGTGGAGGTGGTGGTCATGTACCCGATCCAGCACCGCGCCTACCGCGACGGCATCGACAACCTGCTCGTGCTCCTCATCGGCGGCATCCCCATCGCCATGCCCACCGTGCTGTCCGTCACCATGGCCATCGGCTCCCACCGGCTGTCGCAGCagggcgccatcaccaagcgcatgacCGCCATCGAGGAGATGGCCGGCATGGACGTGCTGTGCAGCGACAAGACGGGCACGCTGACGCTCAACAAGCTCACCGTCGACAAGACGCTCATCGAGGTGTACGGCAAAGGGATAGACAAGGACACGGTGCTCCTCTACGCCGCCAGGGCGTCCCGCGTGGAGAACCAGGACGCCATCGACACGTGCATCGTCGGCATGCTCGCCGACGCCAAGGAGGCCCGCGCCGGCATCCAGGAGGTGCACTTCCTCCCCTTCAACCCCGTGGAGAAGCGCACGGCCATCACCTACATCGACGGCAAGGGCGACTGGCACCGGATCAGCAAGGGCGCCCCGGAGCAGATCATCGAGCTGTGCCGGATGCCCAAGGAGGCCGAGAAGAGGGTCCACGGCCTGATCGACCAGTACGCCGACCGGGGCCTCCGGTCGCTGGGCGTGTCGTACCAGGCGGTGCCGGCCAAGAACAAGGAGAGCCCCGGCGAGCCGTGGCAGTTTGTGGGGCTGCTGCCGCTGTTCGACCCGCCGCGGCACGACAGCGCGGAGACGATCCGGCGCGCGCTGCACCTGGGCGTGAACGTGAAGATGATCACCGGCGACCAGCTGGCCATCGGCAAGGAGACGGCGCGGCGGCTGGGCATGGGCACCAACATGTACCCGTCCACGACGCTGCTGGGCGACAAGAGCACGGAGATGAGCGGGCTGCCCATCGACGAGCTGATCGAGAAGGCGGACGGGTTCGCCGGGGTGTTCCCGGAGCACAAGTACGAGATCGTGAAGCGGCTGCAGGACCGGAAGCACATCTGCGGCATGACCGGGGACGGCGTGAACGACGCGCCGGCGCTGAAGAAGGCGGACATCGGGATCGCGGTGGACGACGCGACGGACGCGGCGCGGTCGGCGTCGGACATCGTGCTGACGGAGCCCGGGCTGAGCGTGATCGTGAGCGCGGTGCTCACCAGCCGCGCCATCTTCCAGCGGATGAAGAACTACACCATCTACGCCGTGTCCATCACCATCCGGATCGTGCTGGGGTTCATGCTGGTGGCGCTGCTGTGGAAGTTCGACTTCGCGCCCTTCATGGTGCTCGTCATCGCCATCCTCAACGACGGCACCATCATGACCATCTCCAAGGACCGCGTGAAGCCGTCGCCCACCCCCGACTCGTGGAAGCTCAAGGAGATCTTCGCCACCGGCGTCGTCCTCGGCACCTACATGGCCCTCATCACCGTGCTCTTCTTCTACCTCGCGCACGACACCGAGTTCTTCCCG GAGACGTTCGGGGTGCGGTCGATCCGGGAGAACGAGAAGGAGATGATGGCGGCGCTGTACCTGCAGGTGAGCATCATCAGCCAGGCGCTCATCTTCGTGACGCGGTCGCGGAGCTGGTCGTTCATGGAGCGGCCGGGGGCGCTGCTGGTGATCGCCTTCTTCGTGGCGCAGCTGCTGGCGACGTGCATCGCCGTGTACGCCAACTGGGAGTTCTGCAAGATGCAGGGGATCGGGTGGGGCTGGGGGCTCTCCATCTGGGCCTTCACCGTCGTCACCTACATCCCGCTCGACATCCTCAAGTTCATCATCCGCTACGCCCTCAGCGGCAGGGCCTGGAACAACATCAACAACAAG ACGGCCTTCACCAACAAGAACGACTACGGCAAGGTGGAGAGGGAGGCGCAGTGGGCGACAGCGCAGAGGACGCTGCACGGCCTCAACCAGGGCAGCAGCAACTCGGAAATGTTCACCGACAACAACGGCTACCGCGAGCTCTCCGAGATCGCCGAGCAGGCCGCAAAGCGGGCGGAGGTGGCCAGGCTCAGGGAGCTGCACACGCTCAAGGGCCACGTCGAGTCGGTCGTCAAGCTCAAGGGGCTCGACATCGAGACAATAAACCAGAGCTACACGGTATGA